The Candidatus Nitrosymbiomonas proteolyticus genome has a segment encoding these proteins:
- a CDS encoding 8-oxoguanine-DNA-glycosylase: MNRFERGVPDGRFDPKLCLSSGQVFRWKPEAYGVWRGVDGEHHYSLTVRSSPARVTVAVETNAAEEQFSSLFRLDTDLEEVESEILAEAPELAPSVRGLHGLRLMRPSDPQEALACFLCTVNNNLARITKMANCLAEYGDPIAGAAERWARRFPRLERIAQIPEEELRQLGFGYRARTIPSIAAQVGERGDGWLDDLKRRPYEQAVNELLTLKGVGRKLADCIALFALHHTEAVPIDTHLWQASVNLYFPEWRGRSLTDSRYLKLGGWFRDRFGKRAGWAHQYLYYAHLLGIEHAP; the protein is encoded by the coding sequence TTGAACCGGTTCGAAAGGGGGGTTCCCGACGGCCGCTTCGACCCCAAGCTCTGCCTCTCCAGCGGGCAGGTGTTTCGATGGAAGCCGGAAGCTTACGGCGTTTGGCGAGGGGTCGACGGAGAGCATCATTACAGCCTGACCGTCCGAAGTTCGCCCGCAAGGGTCACTGTAGCCGTGGAAACGAACGCGGCAGAAGAGCAGTTCAGTTCCCTCTTCCGGCTGGACACGGACCTCGAAGAGGTCGAAAGCGAGATTCTTGCCGAAGCTCCCGAACTCGCGCCCAGCGTGAGGGGCCTTCATGGACTGCGGTTGATGAGGCCCTCTGACCCCCAAGAGGCGCTCGCGTGCTTCCTTTGCACGGTCAACAACAACCTAGCTCGCATCACGAAAATGGCGAACTGCCTTGCGGAGTACGGGGATCCGATCGCCGGTGCAGCGGAACGCTGGGCGCGCCGATTTCCGCGCCTCGAACGCATCGCGCAGATTCCTGAGGAGGAACTCAGGCAGTTGGGGTTCGGATACCGCGCGCGCACGATTCCCTCGATCGCCGCCCAAGTGGGAGAGCGGGGCGACGGCTGGCTCGATGACCTGAAGCGGCGTCCCTACGAACAAGCCGTCAACGAATTGCTGACCCTGAAAGGCGTCGGCCGCAAGCTCGCCGACTGTATCGCGCTCTTCGCCTTGCACCACACGGAGGCCGTCCCCATCGACACCCACTTGTGGCAAGCGAGCGTGAACCTGTACTTCCCCGAATGGCGAGGCAGATCGCTGACCGACTCGCGGTATCTCAAACTGGGCGGATGGTTCCGCGATCGGTTTGGAAAACGGGCCGGGTGGGCGCACCAGTATCTCTACTACGCGCACCTACTTGGAATCGAGCACGCACCATAA
- a CDS encoding DNA ligase, with the protein MDLATRAAELREALRRHNYLYYVLGEPEISDTEYDLMFRELLEIEQAHPEIQTPDSPTLIVGAPPLERFESHQHAVPMLSLDNAFTPDELRAFDQRVRRGLGDGSAIEYLCELKFDGVSISLSYENGPLQVATTRGDGFAGEVVTPNARTVRGVPLRLREPLAGLIEVRGEVLMMKADFERVNEERAASGEQVFVNPRNAAAGGLRQLDSRLTAQRKLSFFAYSLGAGPRLAETQFDTLNALRDLGFAVRVDQAKVCTGIDEVCEFVERAAGTRADLPFAIDGIVVKVNDLGLQEELGSTARGPRWAIAYKFAAEQAMTRLERIVWQVGRTGAITPVAELEPVFVGGVTVGRATLHNIDEIRRKDVREGDRVIVQRAGDVIPEVVGPVLSERPPDASPPQEPTECPECGGPVAKPAGEAILRCQNRKCPAQTAAKLRHLASRSALDIEGLGEKIIDRLLELGWLSDLPSVFRLNERKAELVELDRMGEQSVANLLQAIETAKTRPLDRFLHALGIPFVGEKAARDLARHFRSLGAILTADYGQLIAVPDVGPRTASEIQLFFEDPETRTMIEDLLNLGVAPVEPDAPVCDLFAGQTWVFTGKLESFPRDKAEKCVERLGGKTASSVSKNTFAVVAGPGAGSKLDQAQKLGVRVLDEAEFLAMLPDDVRHEVAG; encoded by the coding sequence ATGGACTTGGCCACGCGGGCAGCGGAACTGCGGGAGGCCCTCCGACGCCACAATTACCTCTACTATGTTCTCGGTGAACCTGAGATCAGCGACACCGAGTACGACCTGATGTTCCGCGAACTGCTCGAAATCGAACAGGCTCACCCAGAGATTCAAACGCCGGACAGTCCGACCCTCATTGTCGGCGCGCCGCCCCTCGAACGGTTCGAATCGCACCAGCACGCCGTGCCGATGCTTTCGCTCGACAACGCCTTCACCCCTGACGAACTCCGCGCGTTCGATCAGAGGGTCCGCAGGGGCCTTGGCGACGGTTCGGCGATCGAGTACCTCTGTGAGTTGAAGTTCGACGGCGTTTCGATCTCGCTGTCCTATGAAAACGGCCCGCTCCAAGTCGCCACGACGCGGGGAGACGGGTTCGCCGGGGAGGTCGTGACCCCCAACGCGCGAACGGTGCGGGGCGTTCCCTTGCGCCTCCGAGAACCGCTCGCCGGGTTGATCGAGGTTCGCGGCGAGGTTCTGATGATGAAGGCCGACTTTGAAAGGGTCAACGAGGAGCGCGCCGCATCGGGCGAGCAAGTGTTTGTCAATCCTCGCAACGCCGCCGCAGGGGGGCTTCGCCAACTCGACAGCCGCCTCACCGCGCAACGGAAGCTGAGCTTCTTCGCGTATTCGCTGGGGGCTGGGCCCCGACTTGCGGAGACTCAATTCGACACGCTCAACGCCCTGAGGGATCTCGGCTTTGCCGTCCGCGTCGACCAAGCGAAGGTCTGCACGGGGATCGACGAGGTTTGCGAATTCGTTGAGCGGGCAGCGGGAACTCGAGCGGACCTCCCCTTCGCAATTGACGGCATCGTCGTGAAGGTGAACGACCTCGGACTTCAAGAAGAACTCGGAAGCACGGCGCGCGGACCTCGTTGGGCCATCGCGTACAAGTTCGCAGCCGAGCAGGCCATGACCCGGTTGGAGCGGATCGTGTGGCAAGTGGGCCGGACCGGCGCGATCACCCCGGTGGCCGAATTGGAGCCGGTTTTCGTAGGTGGGGTGACCGTGGGGAGAGCCACCCTGCACAACATCGACGAAATCCGCCGCAAGGACGTGCGCGAAGGTGACCGAGTGATCGTTCAGCGCGCCGGAGATGTCATCCCTGAGGTCGTTGGACCGGTGCTTTCTGAGCGTCCTCCCGACGCCTCCCCGCCCCAAGAACCCACCGAGTGCCCCGAGTGCGGCGGCCCTGTGGCCAAGCCCGCCGGCGAAGCGATCTTGCGATGCCAAAACCGTAAATGCCCCGCCCAAACGGCCGCCAAGCTCCGCCACCTCGCCTCGCGGTCCGCTCTCGATATCGAGGGGCTGGGCGAAAAGATCATCGACAGGTTGCTCGAACTCGGCTGGCTCTCCGATCTGCCCAGCGTGTTTCGTCTGAACGAACGGAAGGCGGAGTTGGTGGAACTGGATCGGATGGGCGAGCAAAGCGTTGCCAACCTCCTTCAGGCCATCGAGACCGCCAAGACGAGACCCCTAGATCGGTTCCTCCATGCGCTCGGAATCCCGTTTGTGGGTGAGAAAGCCGCTCGCGACCTCGCCCGGCACTTTCGGAGTCTTGGCGCGATTCTGACGGCGGACTATGGGCAGCTCATTGCGGTCCCGGACGTCGGCCCGCGCACGGCCTCAGAAATCCAACTCTTCTTCGAAGACCCCGAAACTCGAACGATGATCGAGGACCTGCTGAACCTTGGAGTCGCGCCCGTCGAACCTGACGCGCCGGTCTGCGACCTCTTCGCGGGGCAGACTTGGGTTTTTACGGGAAAGCTTGAGAGCTTCCCACGCGACAAAGCCGAAAAGTGCGTCGAGCGGCTGGGGGGCAAGACCGCGTCGAGCGTCAGCAAGAACACTTTTGCGGTCGTGGCGGGTCCGGGCGCGGGCAGTAAGCTCGATCAAGCCCAAAAACTGGGCGTCCGCGTACTCGACGAGGCGGAGTTCCTTGCGATGCTGCCGGACGACGTCCGCCATGAGGTCGCCGGTTGA
- a CDS encoding acetyltransferase GNAT family: MKYRTDLEGVRPELLQDFCADWPQRPSPSRLFRALQNADFVAVAWSEDERQLRGFAYVVTDKELFAFLPLIEVRAEDQGKGVGSRLMDMLIDQTEGFYALDLLCDEPLRRFYGKFGMQPLLGMAIRRPEALQD, from the coding sequence ATGAAATACAGGACCGACCTGGAAGGAGTGCGCCCTGAGTTGCTGCAGGACTTCTGTGCCGACTGGCCCCAACGGCCTTCGCCGTCGAGGCTGTTTCGCGCTCTGCAGAACGCCGACTTCGTAGCGGTCGCTTGGTCGGAGGACGAACGCCAGTTGCGCGGTTTTGCCTACGTGGTCACCGACAAAGAACTGTTCGCGTTTCTGCCCCTGATCGAAGTCCGGGCCGAAGACCAAGGCAAGGGTGTGGGGTCAAGGCTCATGGACATGCTCATCGACCAGACCGAGGGCTTCTACGCTCTCGACCTTCTTTGCGACGAGCCTCTGAGGCGCTTCTACGGCAAGTTCGGGATGCAGCCGCTCCTAGGCATGGCCATCCGCCGCCCCGAGGCGCTGCAAGACTGA
- a CDS encoding transposase → MQPTELFALGLGLTPPWKIVDIEFIDGEVHIKVDFERGARFGGLEVHATSERKWRHLNFFKYPCFIHARVPRVIGKDGKVATVQVPWAHAGSGFTMDFEAHAIELVSQMPVALAARLLRLSDTRLWRLIHQYVKRTRDALGIGQPTRIGVDETAARRGHDYITVFVDLDARRVLYACQGRSGAALFEFKAFLKAKGADPAKVQAFTCDMGPAFLGGIAQAFPQASVTLDRYHLVALLTRAVDVTRKAETKKATKFKRTRWLWLKNPTNLSEKEKLSLQELLEENAFPLTGKAYGLRLAFQELFKVPRCQAQTAFYEWIGMALASEIHAVVEVAVTFFNAADKILRWFETRISNGFLEGLLAGCRWGSRASPGFQRWEPGANTVGFVKQSGCGIGRRPSADQRSHSLWTSQRPVSTSRRRPSTVSNHFSLASGER, encoded by the coding sequence ATGCAACCGACCGAGTTATTTGCTCTTGGCCTTGGGCTGACGCCCCCTTGGAAGATCGTGGACATCGAGTTCATTGACGGTGAGGTTCACATCAAGGTGGACTTTGAGCGCGGGGCCAGGTTTGGCGGGCTTGAGGTTCACGCCACTTCCGAGCGGAAGTGGCGGCACCTGAACTTCTTCAAGTATCCGTGCTTCATTCATGCCAGGGTGCCTCGGGTCATCGGCAAGGACGGGAAGGTGGCCACGGTTCAGGTTCCCTGGGCCCATGCGGGCAGCGGCTTCACGATGGACTTTGAAGCGCACGCGATCGAGCTCGTTTCCCAGATGCCTGTGGCGCTGGCGGCCAGGCTCCTGAGACTGTCGGACACCCGGCTCTGGCGGCTCATCCATCAATACGTGAAGCGAACCCGAGACGCCCTGGGCATCGGCCAGCCGACAAGGATCGGGGTGGACGAGACGGCGGCAAGGCGCGGCCACGACTACATCACGGTCTTCGTGGACTTAGATGCCCGGCGCGTTCTGTATGCTTGCCAGGGGAGAAGCGGCGCTGCCCTTTTCGAGTTCAAAGCGTTCCTGAAGGCCAAAGGCGCGGACCCCGCCAAGGTGCAGGCCTTCACCTGCGACATGGGACCGGCGTTCCTTGGCGGCATCGCGCAGGCCTTCCCCCAAGCAAGCGTGACGCTCGACCGCTACCACCTTGTGGCCCTTCTGACAAGGGCGGTCGATGTAACGAGAAAAGCCGAAACCAAGAAGGCGACGAAGTTCAAACGAACCCGCTGGCTCTGGCTCAAGAACCCAACCAACCTCTCAGAGAAAGAAAAGCTGAGCCTCCAAGAGCTTCTGGAAGAGAACGCCTTTCCCCTCACCGGAAAAGCCTACGGCCTCAGACTGGCTTTCCAGGAACTCTTCAAAGTCCCCAGATGCCAGGCGCAGACCGCATTCTACGAGTGGATCGGCATGGCCCTCGCCTCAGAGATCCACGCCGTCGTCGAGGTCGCCGTCACCTTCTTCAATGCGGCGGACAAGATATTGAGGTGGTTCGAAACCCGCATCTCCAACGGATTCCTGGAAGGCCTCCTTGCGGGCTGCCGGTGGGGCAGCCGTGCATCGCCAGGCTTTCAGAGGTGGGAGCCAGGCGCAAATACCGTTGGGTTCGTGAAACAAAGCGGTTGCGGGATTGGGCGGAGACCGAGCGCCGATCAGCGGAGCCATAGTCTCTGGACCAGCCAGAGACCGGTAAGCACAAGCAGAAGGAGGCCCAGCACGGTCAGCAACCACTTCAGCCTTGCTTCAGGCGAGCGGTAG
- a CDS encoding transposase — protein MSGCLSIRGAGTLNGVIGWTTFYHGGIKNGDSQSNTSESVTGSIQYDAFGNVTSSSGTWSGPFAYGGPYGYQSDPDSGLKLLGHRYYDSSTGRFLTRDPIEDGRNWYGYCRNNGPSLADPTGLGFLSDLWEGAKDWYFGIDVIGPGGEPVRVGGWPALFNRKQNAMTVNETVHLNDPDDYVDYLNDSHWSRHEKMHIYQEETYHDGNAISFVATVIVQYLLALSHDGAPGLPPKIEDVRKVVLWFKLEAIMKRSKFTEEQIVRILQEAASGQKTQAQLCRDHGVSANTFYVWKRKYAGMQTDDVRHLRELERENAQLKRLLAERDLEIDAVRALFRKNGLALPNPSRGRDS, from the coding sequence ATGTCGGGGTGCCTGTCAATACGGGGCGCAGGTACGCTCAATGGGGTGATTGGGTGGACCACCTTCTACCACGGCGGGATCAAGAACGGGGACTCTCAGTCGAACACCTCTGAGAGCGTCACGGGATCAATCCAATACGACGCCTTCGGCAATGTCACTTCGTCCTCGGGTACCTGGTCCGGCCCCTTCGCCTACGGAGGACCTTACGGCTACCAATCCGACCCGGATTCCGGCCTGAAGCTCCTGGGGCATAGGTATTACGACTCGAGCACGGGGAGGTTCCTGACTAGGGATCCGATCGAGGATGGGCGGAATTGGTATGGGTATTGTCGAAATAACGGCCCATCATTGGCGGACCCCACTGGACTCGGCTTCCTATCTGACCTCTGGGAGGGAGCAAAGGACTGGTATTTTGGCATCGACGTCATTGGACCGGGGGGTGAGCCCGTTAGGGTAGGCGGCTGGCCAGCCCTCTTCAATCGCAAGCAGAACGCGATGACGGTGAACGAGACCGTTCACTTGAATGACCCTGACGACTACGTAGACTATCTCAACGACTCTCACTGGTCCCGCCACGAGAAAATGCACATTTACCAAGAGGAGACTTACCACGACGGAAATGCTATATCTTTCGTCGCCACTGTAATAGTACAGTATCTGCTGGCATTAAGTCACGATGGTGCCCCTGGTCTGCCCCCCAAAATTGAAGACGTCAGAAAAGTAGTTCTCTGGTTCAAACTGGAGGCAATCATGAAGAGATCGAAGTTCACCGAGGAGCAGATCGTGAGGATTCTGCAGGAGGCCGCATCGGGCCAGAAGACGCAGGCCCAGCTTTGCCGCGACCACGGAGTCAGCGCGAACACGTTCTACGTGTGGAAGCGCAAGTACGCGGGGATGCAGACAGACGATGTGCGGCATCTGCGCGAGCTCGAGCGGGAGAACGCTCAGCTCAAGCGTCTTCTTGCCGAAAGAGACCTTGAGATCGACGCGGTACGGGCGCTGTTCCGAAAAAACGGACTCGCGCTCCCGAACCCGTCGCGGGGGCGCGATTCCTGA
- a CDS encoding IS2 transposase TnpB, which translates to MERNMTVRRACWMTGISTRAVYEELGPDRDAALREALRRVWRPNMGYRMAHALVKEEFAPLNLKRVHRIWKHERLGRKTRYRKKRTGNPVPLSAEHPNHVWTVDFIHDSCLSGTKLKVLSVEDEFTRECLALEVATRINARKVRDVLAPLFADRGAPRFVRSDNGGEFVARLLAVFLSESGSNSRFIDPGKPWQNGFVESFHSTLRRDHLDVEVFVNLADAQMKTAIYRRYYNEVRPHSSLGYRPPAVAAQSLEFSRATPCLPPNPAGISSAEVYS; encoded by the coding sequence ATGGAGCGGAACATGACGGTCCGCAGGGCTTGCTGGATGACCGGGATCTCGACTCGCGCTGTTTATGAGGAGCTAGGGCCGGACCGGGACGCTGCGCTCAGGGAAGCACTCAGGAGGGTCTGGCGGCCCAACATGGGCTACCGGATGGCGCACGCCCTGGTGAAGGAAGAGTTCGCTCCCCTGAACCTCAAGCGGGTGCATCGAATCTGGAAACACGAGCGGCTCGGCCGCAAGACGCGATATCGCAAGAAGCGGACCGGGAACCCGGTTCCCCTGTCGGCGGAGCATCCCAACCACGTGTGGACGGTGGACTTTATCCATGATTCCTGCCTGAGCGGAACGAAGCTCAAGGTGCTTTCGGTGGAGGATGAGTTCACTCGGGAGTGCCTAGCTCTGGAGGTGGCGACGCGGATCAATGCTCGCAAGGTGCGCGACGTATTGGCTCCGCTCTTTGCCGATCGCGGGGCTCCCCGGTTCGTTCGGAGCGATAACGGCGGCGAGTTCGTTGCCCGGCTGCTCGCGGTGTTTCTCTCTGAATCCGGTTCGAACAGCCGCTTCATCGATCCGGGCAAACCCTGGCAGAACGGGTTCGTGGAGTCGTTCCACTCGACCCTGCGCCGGGATCACCTCGACGTCGAGGTCTTTGTCAATCTGGCCGACGCTCAGATGAAGACGGCGATCTACCGTCGCTACTACAACGAGGTTCGGCCGCATTCGTCGCTTGGCTATCGCCCCCCGGCGGTGGCCGCGCAGAGTCTGGAGTTCAGTCGGGCTACGCCCTGCCTGCCCCCCAACCCTGCTGGGATATCATCAGCGGAGGTCTACTCTTAA
- a CDS encoding IS2 transposase TnpB, producing the protein MERNMTVRRACWMTGISTRAVYEEPGPDRDAALREALRRVWRPNMGYRMAHALVKEEFAPLNLKRVHRIWKDERLGRKKRYRKKRTGNPVPLSAEHPNHVWTVDFIHDSCLSGTKLKVLSVEDEFTRECLALEVATRINARKVRDVLAPLFADRGAPRFVRSDNGGEFVARLLAVFLSESGSNSRFIDPGKPWQNGFVESFHSTLRRDHLDVEVFVNLADAQMKTAIYRRYYNEVRPHSSLGYRPPAVAAQSLEFSRATPCLPPNPAGISSAEVYS; encoded by the coding sequence ATGGAGCGGAACATGACGGTCCGCAGGGCTTGCTGGATGACCGGGATCTCGACTCGCGCTGTTTATGAGGAGCCAGGGCCGGACCGGGACGCTGCGCTCAGGGAAGCACTCAGGAGGGTCTGGCGGCCCAACATGGGCTACCGGATGGCGCACGCCCTGGTGAAGGAGGAGTTCGCTCCCTTGAACCTCAAGCGGGTGCATCGAATCTGGAAGGACGAGCGGCTCGGCCGCAAGAAGCGATATCGCAAGAAGCGGACCGGGAACCCGGTTCCCCTGTCGGCGGAGCATCCCAACCACGTGTGGACGGTGGACTTTATCCATGATTCCTGCCTGAGCGGAACGAAGCTGAAGGTGCTTTCGGTGGAGGATGAGTTCACTCGGGAGTGCCTGGCTCTGGAGGTGGCGACGCGGATCAATGCTCGCAAGGTGCGCGACGTATTGGCTCCGCTCTTTGCCGATCGCGGGGCTCCCCGGTTCGTTCGGAGCGACAACGGCGGCGAGTTCGTTGCCCGGCTGCTCGCGGTGTTTCTCTCTGAATCCGGTTCGAACAGCCGCTTCATCGATCCGGGCAAACCCTGGCAGAACGGGTTCGTGGAGTCGTTCCACTCGACCCTGCGCCGGGATCACCTCGACGTCGAGGTCTTTGTCAATCTGGCCGACGCTCAGATGAAGACGGCGATCTACCGTCGCTACTACAACGAGGTTCGGCCGCATTCGTCGCTTGGCTATCGCCCCCCGGCGGTGGCCGCGCAGAGTCTGGAGTTCAGTCGGGCTACGCCCTGCCTGCCCCCCAACCCTGCTGGGATATCATCAGCGGAGGTCTACTCTTAA
- a CDS encoding transposase, with amino-acid sequence MKRSKFTEEQIVRILQEAASGQKTQAQLCRDHGVSANTFYVWKRKYAGMQTDDVRHLRELERENAQLKRLLAERDLEIDAVRALFRKNGLALPNPSRGRDS; translated from the coding sequence ATGAAGAGATCGAAGTTCACCGAGGAGCAGATCGTGAGGATTCTGCAGGAGGCCGCATCGGGCCAGAAGACGCAGGCCCAGCTTTGCCGCGACCACGGAGTCAGCGCGAACACGTTCTACGTGTGGAAGCGCAAGTACGCGGGGATGCAGACAGACGATGTGCGGCATCTGCGCGAGCTCGAGCGGGAGAACGCTCAGCTCAAGCGTCTTCTTGCCGAAAGAGACCTTGAGATCGACGCGGTACGGGCGCTGTTCCGAAAAAACGGACTCGCGCTCCCGAACCCGTCGCGGGGGCGCGATTCCTGA
- a CDS encoding arylsulfatase A yields MLWLLAAAAIAPVVERPNIILILSDDHARQAISAYGSRIIDTPGIDRLASEGFRFDRHYTANPICAPSRASLLTGKHSHANGHKDNVSTFDGTQQTFPKLLQQGGYETAAIGKWHLVSDPTGFDHWEILPGQGLYHNPDFLTPKGRHREEGYVTDLVTDKALKWLNGAHDKPFFLMIGHKAPHRNWVPDFRQLPNFRRWDFPEPPTLRTEYDGLVSAAKNVRMRIDQHMRTDVDLLIDFVPPRIEGATAERWRSFMIPQSEEYKRRLAATNDLLGVNFQRYLQNYLRCVASVDASVRRVLDHLDRSGLSKNTLVVYSSDQGFFLGENAWYDKRWFYEPSAGTPLIVRMPESLGRRARTADILTSNVDLAPTFLELARLPVPADLHGRSFARFLLGNDRSPIQNAVYGHFYENDDPDHKAPRYVAIATERHKLIYYYDLGEWELFDVLSDPLEQKNLWAEPRASQVRSELVRKLIAEQRRLREDPEIIEAVARAAKGLGIE; encoded by the coding sequence ATGCTCTGGTTGTTGGCGGCGGCGGCCATCGCGCCCGTCGTAGAACGTCCGAACATCATTCTGATCCTTTCGGACGATCATGCCCGGCAAGCGATCTCGGCCTATGGATCGCGGATCATTGATACGCCGGGGATCGACCGATTGGCCAGCGAGGGGTTCCGTTTCGATAGGCACTACACGGCCAACCCCATTTGCGCGCCAAGCCGAGCCTCGCTCCTTACCGGCAAGCACAGCCATGCGAATGGGCACAAAGACAACGTCTCCACCTTCGACGGGACGCAACAGACCTTTCCGAAGCTCCTGCAGCAAGGCGGCTATGAGACCGCGGCCATCGGTAAGTGGCACCTCGTCTCCGACCCCACGGGATTCGATCACTGGGAGATACTGCCAGGCCAGGGCCTTTACCACAACCCGGACTTCCTGACCCCGAAAGGCCGCCACAGAGAAGAAGGCTATGTAACGGACTTGGTCACCGACAAAGCCCTCAAGTGGTTGAACGGCGCCCATGACAAGCCGTTCTTTCTGATGATCGGACACAAGGCCCCCCATCGCAATTGGGTGCCGGATTTCCGGCAACTGCCGAACTTCAGGAGGTGGGACTTCCCCGAACCTCCGACGCTCCGCACCGAATACGACGGCCTGGTATCTGCCGCGAAGAACGTTCGAATGCGGATCGACCAGCACATGAGAACCGACGTCGATCTGCTCATCGACTTCGTGCCTCCTCGAATCGAAGGCGCAACGGCCGAGCGCTGGCGGTCTTTCATGATTCCGCAGTCTGAGGAGTACAAGCGCCGACTCGCCGCCACCAACGATCTCCTCGGCGTAAACTTCCAGCGATACCTGCAAAACTACCTGCGGTGCGTGGCATCGGTCGATGCAAGCGTCCGCCGCGTCCTCGACCATCTCGACCGCTCAGGGCTCTCGAAAAACACCCTCGTGGTCTACAGTTCGGACCAGGGTTTCTTTCTCGGCGAGAACGCATGGTACGACAAGAGGTGGTTCTACGAGCCTTCTGCGGGAACTCCGCTCATCGTCCGAATGCCCGAGTCGCTTGGCCGACGCGCCCGCACGGCAGACATCCTCACCTCGAACGTCGACCTGGCGCCCACCTTTCTCGAACTCGCGCGCCTGCCCGTTCCCGCTGATCTCCATGGCCGTTCGTTCGCTCGGTTCCTGTTGGGGAACGACCGCTCGCCAATCCAGAACGCCGTCTATGGGCACTTCTACGAGAACGACGATCCTGACCACAAGGCGCCCCGGTACGTGGCGATCGCGACCGAACGCCATAAGTTGATCTACTACTACGACCTCGGCGAATGGGAACTCTTCGACGTGTTGTCCGACCCGCTCGAGCAGAAGAACCTATGGGCGGAGCCGAGGGCCTCTCAGGTTCGCTCTGAGTTGGTGCGCAAGCTCATCGCGGAACAAAGGAGACTGCGCGAAGACCCTGAGATCATCGAAGCGGTGGCCCGGGCCGCGAAGGGCCTGGGGATCGAGTAA
- a CDS encoding molybdopterin-guanine dinucleotide biosynthesis protein has protein sequence MAADKANIEVRGVPMGLRIARELSAADWPVLVLGNQPLEEFPFQADAELHRGPLAALREFAPEGKIVFVVSCDIPLFRSSVAEALSQSLLEADAAVPVIGGRPQYLCSAYRSTCFEVLRANPGLQRMEEWLGLLKARWIDEARLRELGMDPDWARGANTPEQLRALLEKADATQDLG, from the coding sequence ATGGCTGCCGATAAGGCAAACATCGAAGTGCGCGGGGTGCCGATGGGGCTTCGCATCGCTCGAGAACTGTCCGCAGCGGATTGGCCCGTCCTCGTCCTGGGCAATCAGCCGCTCGAAGAGTTCCCGTTCCAGGCCGACGCCGAACTGCACCGAGGACCGCTCGCTGCCTTACGGGAGTTCGCGCCCGAGGGCAAGATCGTATTCGTCGTCTCGTGCGATATCCCCCTCTTCCGGAGTTCGGTGGCCGAGGCGCTCTCCCAATCGCTGCTCGAAGCTGACGCTGCCGTTCCCGTGATCGGCGGCCGGCCCCAGTACCTCTGCTCCGCTTACCGATCAACATGCTTCGAAGTCCTTCGTGCGAACCCTGGGCTCCAGCGAATGGAGGAGTGGTTGGGTCTGCTGAAGGCTCGATGGATCGACGAGGCGCGGCTACGAGAACTCGGAATGGATCCGGACTGGGCGCGAGGCGCGAACACGCCGGAACAGCTACGCGCGCTCCTTGAGAAGGCAGACGCCACGCAAGACTTGGGGTAA